The proteins below come from a single Tissierellales bacterium genomic window:
- a CDS encoding N-acetyltransferase: MIRKTNNSAQEIDNIMKIWLSSTINAHPFVSKEYWQRNYNIVKENYIPLSDTYVYIENERVLGFISILNDDFIGAVFVDIDYQGKGIGSKLIKYVSDIYEKLSLAVYKDNIKAVNFYKNIGFEILSEQPNEETHEIEYLMEKN; this comes from the coding sequence ATGATCAGAAAAACAAATAACTCAGCGCAAGAAATTGACAATATAATGAAAATATGGTTAAGCTCAACTATTAATGCACATCCTTTTGTTTCGAAAGAATATTGGCAAAGAAACTACAATATTGTAAAAGAAAACTATATACCTCTCAGCGATACTTATGTATATATTGAAAACGAAAGAGTTTTGGGATTTATAAGCATTTTGAACGACGATTTCATAGGAGCTGTGTTCGTAGACATAGACTATCAAGGGAAAGGAATTGGCTCTAAACTTATAAAATACGTGTCAGATATCTACGAGAAATTGTCACTAGCAGTTTACAAAGACAATATTAAAGCAGTAAACTTCTACAAAAATATAGGATTTGAAATTCTTAGTGAACAACCTAATGAAGAAACTCACGAAATAGAATATCTTATGGAAAAAAACTGA